The nucleotide sequence GCAATGGTTCAATATGGTTTAAATATACATGGGTATCACCTGTGGTGTGCACAAACTCACCtgcctgaaaaaaaaaaaatctgttataaatgcaaaaatactATCTTAATTACATCACAAAATAACAAAGCTGAATTCAATCTAGACACTGATGGATTTCCTGTGGTGTTTCCAAACTAATAAAACTTGAAACAAAGAAGGGAACAAACAGGAAAAGGATTAAGGATAAATCctttttcttacttttttaacCCTTCTGTCAAATCTTTCATTTTTCCATTATtaggaaattattaaaagaagtaTAGGTCCTTAAACATCCATGCattgatgttattttacagtttattACCATATGAGGAtcgatgtaaaaaaataattagtgtCAACCAAATTTTACAGCAACTTCCAATTTCACACAAAATGCTGCACAAAACACATATATAGGTATtgtaattgataaaattatgaacAAACATATTAACCAAATGAATACGAATAAACTATTGTTCTGTTCCCGCAATAAGAGTCCTTGTCTACAGAAGTAGGTCACCTGTGTAGACAAGTACTCATAGCTAATCATAAGCCGCTGTGAAGTTTGTACTTGTGATACAACAAAATTACCTCTAATCCTGTAACATGTGCTATCATATGTGTCAAAAGTGAATAGCTGGCAATATTAAATGGAACACCAAGTCCCATGTCTGCACTTCTTTGATACATTAAGCAGTTCAATTTTCCATCAGCCACATGGAACTGGACAAGACAATGGCAAGGAGGTAATGCCATTTGACTAAGATCTGATGGGTTCCATGCACACATTATCATCCTCCTATCGGCTGGATTATTTCtgcaagttattttaaatagctgctaataataatatcagcATGTTAGCTATCACCTGCGGTCCCATTCatgcaaatgtaaaaaaattaataagtagcctatgtgatcttctagactatgttctacatctatgccaaatttgatcAAGTTTCGAAGACAGGATTTCATGCATCTATCCAATGATTTAaactttcccatttataatattagtaagataatatacCAAATGTATTAAccaagaaataaattacatatcatCCATTGGAATATGcactaaacatatttttccaaaaatcaAACAATCATGTCCTTTTAAACAAgcttatgtaatataatattatgcaaAAAGTAGTAATTAACAGATTTGTTGATAACTATTGACAATTGTTAAAACTTACTTAATTgtctttataacattttgtagTTGATCAATCCCCTGGTTGGTATAATCAGTCTTTGCATCAACATATTTAGCTCCACTGTGTCTCCACTGAAAGCCATACACAGGACCGAGGTCAccttgaaaatgaaaaaaaaaacagaatattaaaatatccgTAGCAGAAAGTAATATTACACaaatataatgatttattttgctatttttaattatttggttttctgattaaaacaatatatagcataatactttttaacataatattgtatttaaccATTTAATTCGAACATTCAATACATACCCTCCTCTCGGTTAGTGAAACCCAAGTTATCAAGAAATGCTCGGGAGCCATTTGCATCCCAAATATGAATTCCTTTTTCAGCAAGAACTTTGCTATCTGTTGAGCCAGATATCATCCATAATAACTCTTCAATTACACCCCTTGTAAATACTCTTTTAGTTGTTAAAAGtggtaatgttttattttttagagaATACCTTTGCATTGCTCCAAATACTGACAGAGTACCCACACAAGTTCTATCTATCCTTTTATCACctgtaagttattattatgttttaattgaatatttagtaTTCTATATAATTGTTAAGTAAGAAACTCCGAACCTTTATCTATAATTTCCTTCACAAGTTTAAGATATTGGTATTCATCATGACTTAGATCTATTCCATTGGATTCCATTATTGCTTAATTTAATACTGCTTTAGTTTCaccttacttttattattatttagttacaaTGATAACAAAACACGTAAATTAGTACACctgaatatgtaaattatgaaAGAATTTGATTGATGTTTTGGCGCCAAATTCTTATAACTTTTAGTTTTGTTGTCAAAGTGACAGTTGGTGATGATTTCTTTCAATACAAGCAAAGACAAAGACAGTATATAAACAAGTGACTTTACACGAAAAgtttactttgtaataaaaccGAATTTTTAAcgcgtttttttatattttatatttctataattttacagCTACTACAGCATTTATTCTTCAGATAATCTGTAAAAAAAGTAGCAGCAAAAACATTAGTAAACAGTGCGCTGCTGCcatggaaaataataaattaaagacgTTGCCTGTAGCAATAGacttgtttcatttaatattctgacttttgaaacaaataatttcaatttaattaataacttcacTTACATTAATACCTTTATGTATGGTCCATCTAGGTCTATATTTGCACAGTAAGacaatgaaaaaatttaaacaacactgcgatttattagaaatatatgATTTCAAGAATTTGATGTGATTTTGTTCTACTTCGAAGTAacaagaatatgttttaacatcGATTTTCGCATACTTGAGTTCTTCaacagttaaaatataaggtaaaaaaataaaaaggcatccagagtaatatttaaaaagaagccAAGCCAGCTAAAACATATCTACTACAGCCGAATGTGTATGAGAGCGAATGTTCTGCTTTGGCATGTTTTGATGTATTCAAATCCTATGTATATAATGCCTATGGGTTATTATGTGAACGCTATCTCATCAATTGAAAAGTTAAAGAATAAAGAACTCAAAACTATATTTACGTATTAGTTACTTTTAAGAAATGCCAGCACGGGAAGCGCCATGTATGGAACTCGGTTCAGCTCCACGGACTCCGAGTATTATCGCTTCTCCCTCACCCTCGGAGATATCAAGTGCGAGTTCTCCAGAACCACCGAATGTTCGCACGACACCTTTGTTCAGGTACAAGTATGTTTTTGTAAGAGcctatttataattatctgaacatttataattactataaaCCCGGATTTGTAAGGTGTAAACAAGACTGCTTAATAGTACTTTTCGAAATAAGATAGGCTTATGGTAAAAGGAATTTCCATCAAtgtcttttgatataaataggGCTTTAGCAATGCCTCCTCCAGAACCGGAACAACCACGAGGACAAGACGAACTAGAACGTAGGTTACCTGGCTACAGACGCATCGTCATACCCAGGGAACTAACGCTGATTGAATTATTGGCAagtaacatatttacattgatataattttatattaatatagaaactAAAGATTTGTTTCGGAGATAAATAAAGACGTTCACGACATGTTTTGTAACGAATTTCATATACAATTAATAGTAAAGataagtaaatatgtatttacatcCGTACGTATACATTTGAATCCATACATTTATCGTCATCCCTTAAGTGTATTAGTACTATTATAGAAAGAGTGTAGTGGCGTAACGACTGATGAAGAAGTGTTGAGGATCCGCGAAGCAAAACTGCGCGTGGTGGCGGAGCGTGTAGGACTGCGGAGGCTGCATGTGCTCGTGCCGCGGCTGCGATCGCTAACTTTAGATGGAAGCGCAATTTTATCATTACGAGAACTTGGTATTGGATTAGACCATTTAAAGGTAAAtcaaacaaattacattttaatattttattagtgtaTAAAAGTATATGAGAAGCCATTCTGATATTTGTTGATTTGGATACAAATACGGTTATCGCTTATCGTCAGCGGAATtgcgttatttttttctgtgaaGTACTCGTTTCATTGGCCACAGATACTTAGTGTGAATCGCTGCGGCTTGACGTCACTGGACGGCGTGTGGGGTGTCGGTCAACTTCGGGAGCTGCACGCGGCGGGGAACCGCATCCGTGACCTTCATCCATTGGCAGTGCTGCAGAAACTTCATACGCTCAATCTATCCAAGTACACTAGCATAGCTCATTTTATATCTGCGAGCAGCTAGGTGGTTTGCCATAAAGACTTTGTGAAAAAGTTACACTGCGACAACATACGCATCCTCTGTCATCACAATTGTGATATCAAGACCTCAATTCCATCCTGAAAGATAAATCTACGCAAGCATTTTACCATTCGTTGATCACCTATTAATGtctatttcttatttagtTGTCCcatgtgttgtttttttaagtaatccAATAACGGTGGCGAGTCGTGTATGGACGTTGGGAGTGTGCAGTTCATTGCGTCGTTTATTTCTGAACGGGACTCCGTTTTCTCAATCGACCGATTATCGATCGACAATAGCTTCGACGCTATCCATGCTCACCTCTTTAGATGACCAGCCTCTGCATACGGATGTTAACAGTACGTATAACGCTTGTATATACCATATGTTTCTTTTATGCTGTAAAATAGAGACAAGCCATACTACATTTCCTGATGAGACTCTTGCTTGGTGATGACATAACGCAATCAGTATGTTCTTAACATGATCTTGTATGTGGAATAGCATGATTATGTAAATccatgttattaaatatttattatagacGAAGACTATGTGGAACATTTGGGTAACTCATCAGACTCAGAAAGCGATCGAGAACATTCTGAAGAACAAAAGGAAACCGAGACAGACTTTGCAATCGCTGGAACATCGTCACAGTCACAAATAAATAAGGTACATAACATAATATGAATTTAGAAGAATAAACTGCAATAAATTCCATTATAAAAGTACTTCGTATATAAGCAAATTATATGTTACTGTAAAAATCAAACGGATAAGTTTACTTGATAGAAATAGATGCATGAGTATATCCAAAAACAATCTGTGAATCTGTTTTTCGTCTATTCTATAATAGTTACAAATTCTTGAATACTATTCTTAACAATGTTTGAGCAGGAGTCAGGCAGGctggatttattttataggttatcagcaaaaaatattcatagatTACTCGGAATTTCCATTTCTTTTTGTTCAAAATGCAGCTGGTGTATAATttggaatattaaatatcatttcTCAGGCTATTACTAACTATATTTGAGTTATATCCGatgtaaaagaaattttttattgccTTTGGTACTTAGCATATTTTGGATTTTTAATGTCAATAGGAATCTCAAGAAGAATGGATGTCCACATCTTTTGGCGAGATTCCACGATCTTGTATACAAAGAAGACGTCCAGCGACTACGGAGAACGCAGGTTGTCGACCAGAGAGAGTAGAGCTGCCTCGAAGACCGCGCACCGCTGTCGACCGCCCGACCATAGACGCGCCGACGCGGTTACAGATAATGAATACGTTGATGGGTAAGGTTCTTCTCGTTCATTTTATAGCTTCAGTAGAAGAAAGATAGAGAAATAAGTAGGTCAGGATTATCCCAAAGTGACCGATTTCACAAAAACAGTTCATCATACCTTTATATCTGATAGTTCGAAAGGATCTTCGCGAATgtgcattataattttaaactatttgtcGAAACGATCTTACCTAACAGAGAGCAAAAacgaagttaaaatttttaaatccgGATATCGATTAAAGTGAAGCTCGATGAAGTTGGTTAATTATGTCCTATAAAGCGATAAAgctcgttatttttttactttaatttaaattgttgttattaatatattaataaaaggatcatttttattagatGCGGAATGGCGAAGCTGCGGTAGTAAAATGACTTCGAAAGGCGCGGTTTGTGGTAATTTAGCCAATGCCTTGCGCAGACCGGCACATTCCATACAAGAGGAATcgggtaaatttttttataagcaaatttgtttttataacaaatgatAAGTAGAGAAACTTGACAGGAACACGAGTTCCGTAAGTAAATAGTACAGAATTTAATGAGATTTAAATGTTCTCGACCTACGTGaggttaaatttttttctcaataaTTATAGCTATCTTTATAGCTGTCTCAAGTTTTctctattaattttagaaatcaaATAAGTTATTGCCGTCTTTACACATACGATATTTTAGgcgaagatttttttttaagttttaagttcAGCCTCGTTGCTGATATTTACGAGCCGCCATGAAGGAATGTACGTCATCATTACGTAAAATGTTTTCGTGTATGAATGAGAAATTAACAACTTTTCTAAACGTAGAGTTTTACTTTTTGGCATTAATTTCTGAACCGACGCTTCAGATTCAGGCTGTGAATCTAGATGCTAGATGGGTTGCTGGAATGAAGTAAATTCATGCTAGATTTTGCAGCCATGCAGTGAGTTACTAGTCATCGAGATAAGTCAGTAGGACtcgtttttttaaaagaaataatgacTAGTTTAATTACAGAAAGACAAATAGAAACAGTTGAGCGTACAATGGAGGACGCCTGCCGTTTCGTTGCTGCAGAAATACCTCGTGCGCCGTGTCAAGAGGCGTGGCTCAAGTTTACAGAAGAAACCGGGTAGGACACGTGTTGATCTCTCCGATTGTTTGAATAGAAAGTTTGCACGTAACCTTTACAAACATACGAAGtacaaatgaattttaatgagtaaaaatatgtaatactgTTGTGTTAAATGTCGATAAAATTGCAGTTGCACAAATGTTGGATTATATCATTGACTAGTGTATTGTTGTTAGAAATGTCAATAGTTGTTATGTAATGTTtcgaaaaactttttataacagtAATTGTCTTAAGTGTCTTGTATGTTGATTAAGAGTaagaataagaaattatttttattgttttagctTAGTTTGTTTgtctttaacaattttattctactatttttatagtatttataaaagtcaAATTAAAGTGTCATGATATTTTGAAGtacaaatgatttaattatctCAAAATGCAGATTATTATAGATATTCCAATATTCCATTGGTTTAATGAACCGCAactaagattaaattaaattgaatgccAAAGATCTTGCCTCAACACTTAACTTGTACTAGATTTTGAATCTCGTCAggtaatataaaactatagaGTTAAAGTACGACAATATTTTCCCAGAATTGAAAtcgatattaattttaatgagcGACCTCAAAGTGTGGATCCATCAAAAGCTTTGGATCGTTTGGAACGCATCGAGAGGGAGACTTCTGAACGTTTGAAGGAAGCgtcaaaaaataacaatccTTGGATATCAGATGCATTCAAAATGTTGTCAACAAGCAATGCACTTTATTGGCGGGAAACAGAACAATTTTCATCGATTTCAAACACACACAGCGATGTCGATTCTGTAATTAGTGACAATGGCGGCAATCCTcttgattaaatattatttaacataataataattatttttaattatctatattaattataacattatgcCAAAAGGAGTCTTTCTATCTTCCAAATATATATTGGCGATTTTAtcgtttttaattgtaattttaaaagtttcgtACTGTCACTTTAGTGTCCAACATATTGAAACATGCTCCAACATTCTCCATCTTCAAGTGTGAGTTTTATATAGGTATTCCTGATATGTCCAAAATACCTAATTGTCTCACATTACAGACTTCGTAGTTATGGATGTAGTtgctatttacaatttatacagATGTTATTTTACGATTGTATTTTCCTCTttgattactttaattttatttatagacataatatacatataattacaatacaaattacatttatcaaatttaatttttttaaaatttcatggAAATGTttggtaataaatttaaaagtaggtacttagtttgtgaatattttagaattgtaatttaaaaatgaaatttatatgtgttttaaaaatatcagtggtggcttatttaatttttttaaaataaaatacgttacCAATTTTATGTTGTATTATTTCTGGCTTTCgctcaacattttattttaggatTAGGTATGttcgttaaaatattatcgcTGTCTATACCCTTGTTAC is from Papilio machaon chromosome 5, ilPapMach1.1, whole genome shotgun sequence and encodes:
- the LOC106713531 gene encoding thymidylate synthase codes for the protein MESNGIDLSHDEYQYLKLVKEIIDKGDKRIDRTCVGTLSVFGAMQRYSLKNKTLPLLTTKRVFTRGVIEELLWMISGSTDSKVLAEKGIHIWDANGSRAFLDNLGFTNREEGDLGPVYGFQWRHSGAKYVDAKTDYTNQGIDQLQNVIKTIKNNPADRRMIMCAWNPSDLSQMALPPCHCLVQFHVADGKLNCLMYQRSADMGLGVPFNIASYSLLTHMIAHVTGLEAGEFVHTTGDTHVYLNHIEPLQKQLERKPKPFPTLEFARKVESIDDFKYEDFIIKNYNPHPKIEMEMAV
- the LOC106713486 gene encoding uncharacterized protein LOC106713486, whose protein sequence is MPAREAPCMELGSAPRTPSIIASPSPSEISSASSPEPPNVRTTPLFRALAMPPPEPEQPRGQDELERRLPGYRRIVIPRELTLIELLKECSGVTTDEEVLRIREAKLRVVAERVGLRRLHVLVPRLRSLTLDGSAILSLRELGIGLDHLKILSVNRCGLTSLDGVWGVGQLRELHAAGNRIRDLHPLAVLQKLHTLNLSNNPITVASRVWTLGVCSSLRRLFLNGTPFSQSTDYRSTIASTLSMLTSLDDQPLHTDVNNEDYVEHLGNSSDSESDREHSEEQKETETDFAIAGTSSQSQINKESQEEWMSTSFGEIPRSCIQRRRPATTENAGCRPERVELPRRPRTAVDRPTIDAPTRLQIMNTLMDAEWRSCGSKMTSKGAVCGNLANALRRPAHSIQEESERQIETVERTMEDACRFVAAEIPRAPCQEAWLKFTEETGIEIDINFNERPQSVDPSKALDRLERIERETSERLKEASKNNNPWISDAFKMLSTSNALYWRETEQFSSISNTHSDVDSVISDNGGNPLD